The genome window actccctcacagctgcaagcagtgtgttggaggaagcataaatagtgcaagcatgcatgcaagcaagcgtgaagccagaaggcaagcacgcatgcaaacaacaaatcaagcaaggatactcccaaatgtgcaagaaatagtgcaagcaagcatgcaatcaaacatgcaagcaagcatgcaagcaagcaagcaagcatgtaagcaataatgcaagcaagcagcgttagtacgccagtggtggtagtgaaaatcagttcatcatcatcgtcatcaacaacatcatcagttcgtttatcgctatcctgccggaactatgctattttccgggataaaaacttatttacttggcgatttttaacagctgcaatatcttctttgaccctctcagctataaacaaacaagtcagccatagccgagcatttgttggagtcaggaccaaaccactggattgagcttcacaatcccaaaattctgtccacggaacgtcatttctactcaagaatggtacgtgaagcagttgaaataaaaaaacataaaaatgtcaaccgggacaaTGGATATAAGccttcatcttcgtggaatcctgttattaataagtgtcgacgtcgggatgagtgttgtgagtcggtgtgatggggtgacaaataaaaatcaccaagtgcgggtagttagtgatacgagtgctggtactattagtgatcaaatgcgggtagttcgaaggactcgcgctcatagtcaaaataccacaaacgggacttatcacgctgttattacacaagtaatatttacctcgacgtttcggcaacgttacagttgccgtggtcacgagtagactgaagtgtggggtgtcaagtctgcctagcagcgcgagttcttcgaactacccgcacttgatcactaatagtgccggcactcgtatcacgaactacccgcacttggtcactttattattcaccctatcacaccgacacacaacactaacaacgtccgatcgtccctgtCGCGAATAATCGCGATTAAGAATTATTGGTGAGTTCCTTAAACGATTTCTGAACGCAACTTTAATAACTGGTAACACTAAGGTGTGACGCAGGAGTCTAAAAATAGAATTGGACGGGTGAGGATTGAATGTGAGACACGAACGGTTGTAATGAAAGGAAAaatggtttataattattagaatcaAGTGTTGGTTTGTACGAGGCAGATGGTTAAGTATCCCCTAACTTGGTATGTATTGGTTTGTGCGAAGCAGATGGTTAAGTTCCCCCCTAACTTGGTGAGTGTTTGTAAAGTGTAACAACTTAGTAACGAGTAGAAATACTCGTAGTAATATTGAGATATAGATGAAAAGAACATTGCATTTATATGGAGGTAAGGGGGTTCTTTGGGGAAGGCGGAGGAACCATGGGCCCTCGGGCCCGGTCTGTGTCTTGCTCATGGCAACAGGTGTACCCGTCTAATGAGAGGATCCTACCACCATGTGGCTCTCGGGTGCATTTGTGGTGCTAGTAGCGTTACACAGATatcttaaagttaaagtaatatGCTTGAGCATAATTGTACATCACTATATCTCTTTATTATCATCCATGAGACTTTGTCGGACATAAGAATTGACATAATTGCGAATCCAGGCTGACCATAGAGATATAGAGTTCATATTcgtgccgacaaaatggtgaaGGTGCTGAGATGACAACTGTGACATTCTGATTAGGTTACATTGCGTTAGTGATTAAtaactttcaaaaaaaaaaaaaaaaagtgggtTTGGAGGTTGGAATAGCATTGTTCTTCTTTAGGAATTAGCGTAGGCTAGGGACGTTGTCGCGACACTTCCGCGAAATGTATATTGTCTATGGCAATGCCTTTAACTCTATGGTAAGTTAGTCTATGACTTCCTGTTCTGTCGATCTGTCATAGTTCAGTTGGCGCGCTCGCGAGAGTGACTTTTCTAGTTAATGTTCAGTATTCAGTTTACTAGAATCAGTGTCGTGTTCCTGGAATAATGGTCACATCGCGGGCGACGCAGCTATGAAAGCTAAGTACTATAATAAGTATACCAAGTGCCAAGTAGCATTATGGGTGCCTTAGATTTATCATATACCTACATTAACCTGTAATAACCAAATGTCCGATAGAGACAGATATCTTGATAATTGTGGTCTGTGTGACCAATGCTTTGACTCCTAATGTGAGTAGTTAGTGGCTTGTCCACCTGGCGCCGAGACTGAGGTCTCAGAATATGAAAGCGATTCCCATGTTAGACTAACTCTTCATGGTCCCTGTGGATATGAGGGGGGAGCTGCTCCACAGTCTGCCTTGCAGTATGAGCACAGTGGGTGACCTGCGGCGATCCcactggatgtttaatatacagGCTCCGAGAGTGCCGATATAAGCACATATATCGCTAGAAAGAAAGCATATGTTTGTATCTACATAATTGTACATAACTTAACTGATGATGATAACCATATAAGTTCACTAGGTAAACCTAAGACACCTATTAGGGCTCCATGCAGTGGAGTCATACTTTATCTACTCCAACAGGTGGTGAATACAGTAAAGCGAAGCAGACTAAGTCCACGGAGCTGAACACAGATGGCCTGACTAGGAGTATACAGGTATGAGTCGCAATCTTAATCACTTGCATACTATAATGAGAATACATAGAGTTGATGCATTGTTCAACCAGGGCAAGTGTCGCTGCCCTGtctatgtaggtacgttaggtAATGATGTAACGGCCTAGGATAATAAACGTGGCGACAAATGGTGGAGATGAGCTGGGATTATAAGACTCAAATTTAACCATAAGTAAGTTGAATAATGCATTGACTgactaattaaaatttaattgaaataaaagctCATTGCAAGTTTGCGACTCACAGCGACATCTGTTGTTCACTCCTGAAactaagttttaattttgacctaaacatgtacatacatacctgTATATTGTATAGAATAAACAATTTGTAAAGGAGTTTCTTAAAATAAGCCTAGTTAAACAACTAATTATATGTACATAAGAAATACCTATAAACTGTAAAACATGCAAATTATAATTTCGAGAGTAATATAAGATCATGACGATCATCTGAAGAAGGCGAAAATGACTTGCTTGCTGGCGGGTGCGAGCCTCGTTTTGTGCCGTCCTGCTCACGTTAATAgaatttaatatgagagcgagcgGGACGGTGCGATCCGGACCTCGATTCTAGAATTTCTTAGTAACCAGCGGGTTACGTTGGTTAGGTCAGTTACACATGAACAGAAACTGACTTATCCCTTTTTAGAAAATTAATCGTGAATAGTAAATGGCATTTCAAATTGCATAGAACTGTACTCTCAAATAAATCAAGTAAAAATATGAGATTGTTTACTAATACGTATATTACCAATATATTACGCTTGATTATATTAGTCCAATTTTAATTCTATAATTCCACATTTGCTGTCATGTATGGTTATGGTAAGTGTGCAATGTACCTAAAGGTCGTTATGTTGGCATTACTGGCAATATTTTATCTCTAATAGGCTAATAGTTTAGGAAATGAAATACTAGAAACCGGAAGTAAAAGCAAGCTCCAATGGTGCATTTCTCTACGAAAGATTTAGGTCAAGTACATTATTATACATCACTATTGGATTTTTACGACAAATCAACTAAGAAAGTTAATACGCACACTtgctattaaaaaataaatccttAATTGTAACAATAGTAACAAGTTAATAACGTAAGATTgaaaagtttgatataaaaaattaaattgtcagAAAGACGAGCGGGAAAGGCGCGGCCATTTTTTCTTCTCTCTAGTTTTCACCACCGAACCGACGACGGCTGAAAACGTGAAAATTTTACTTAAAGTGATTACAGTGGAAAAAGTTGTATAAAACGTGAAAATAAACACCTAGCGAGTGTTGCATTATACTTAGGTAAGTCTCATAGAACGTTTTACTATATTTTACCAAGTTTAAAGCCAAAATCGCTACGCGTGTACATGGCTGATGGAAACCAGCAATTTTACTAGGAGATTACTCTTGAACTACGACTCGATGATCTGTGTAACAAATGAATAACGAGTGTTTTGTATGTGTTTTGTTCATTACTggattagtaacaaaatagctTCTGTGCGTCGCGTTATTCGTCTTTGAGTAGACAAGTAGATAGCTTAGCGCGTAAGCGCACACACAAGTTACAAGTTTAAGTTCAGAAAATAAGTCTAAACTTTACTAAGATCATTATTAGTTTAATTGAATCTTGTTTGAACGTGTTTAAGATGACGATTACTACGATTTCTGTTTGCTGCCCAGAACAAACTTAGGTACCTGCCTACCTATGTAGATAGCTTACTCTCTGTGGGTTTCTTACGGAATAAAGACCGTGTGGTCGAGTGTTCTAGTTCGAATCTAAGAACAAAGTTTATCCcgaatttaaagttttaatattgtGATGTTTCAAAGTTTAAATGTTACACATAATACTTAAAGGGCATACACATTACGCGAGAACGCTGCCACTGCCGCCAACAATAAGAGGAATTAAGGAGGACAATTCTAATTCGttcaaatacataaaaacttcACGGATACGAGCGTGCGAACGTCTTTTCATTCGGCATAGACGAAGGTATGTTTTAAgtcatacttattattaatttgagaATACTACGCAATGATTTCATTTACCGACGGCTCACAAAGTGTTAATGTTTACATTgcaatttataaataagtactagtcgaaataaaatacaatgatgCGTGACATGCATAAGTGACGGTATAtaactatgtacctatgtataacgACTACTAAACAAAATCTAAGTCTAATTATTTCTGATGTAGCTGTTACTCATGTGTGTGAATATTTAAGTGCAACACAGTGAAAAGTCAGTTTGAATTAATGATAACAAGCCATACAAGTAAGCAAGTGTTACCAcatgtgaaaataaaatatgagtagTAGAATCTTGGTGCAAGCTTATAACTTATAAGAGAATTATTATACGTCAAGTAAACTATATCattattcatcattattaatcattattttaatttttgccaTTCTACTGTAATTTACATTATGAATACTGTGtcgttataaataataaataatgtgattACTTACATTACATCTACAATTTCACATTCATTTATCATATTAGCAATGAGTACAGTCAGATGCAATTTCTCACTTCAAAAACTTTAATATATTATTCTGACGATGCCAAATTGTTACCCACAATTAGGTAAAACTTAAGACACTGGCCAGCAAgtcatataattttttttaatgattcattATTTATGTTTGCATGTTATTAtggtgttaaatttaatttcagcaTTCTACTTAACCATTATGGAAGAAATATTGTTAACTCGTTTGTCCACATTTGTCaaagaaattaaatgtttatcaGAACAAGCTCTCAATCTCTGCATTACGTTAGACAACAACAATTTGGATAATGCCAAGGTGGTTACAGCTAAATTAAAGTCTATTTTGTCTCGCTTCACATCTGAACTGTACAACTACTTCAACACATGCAATAACCCGAACCCGGACCAAATTTCTGATTTTACAACCGATCAGTTGCAAGGAGAGGTAGTGTTGGCTGAACTCGAAACCAAAATAAAGTTGAAGTCTGAGGAAACCACAACATCAAGTAAAGAAAACGCACAATCATCATACAGTAAGCTTCCAGATCTGACTTTGCCGGAGTTTAGTGGCAATGTACTTGAATGGCATCAGTTCTGGGACCAGTTCACGTCAAATATTAACCGGAGAAAGCTGAACGACGTTGACAAGCTGCTGTACCTCAAGGGTTCACTGAAAGGAGATGCGGCCAGACTTGTGGATGGATTTGATACCacaaataaaagttatcaaATTGCTGTCAGTGCATTAAAGACAAGATATGGGAAAGAAAATGACATAATATATGCACATCACAAGGCCTTGAACAACGTCAAACGAGCTGAGAAAATGGAAGACTGCCGTGGAACGTTGGATGAAATTGAAAGACACTTGAGGGTGCTCCAATCAATGGGAGAGAACACCAGTTCCAATCATGTGCGATTCCTGCTTATGGAAAAATTCCCTAGTGAAATAATATACGAGGTAAAAATGAGACTGGGGTCCGATGGGAAGGAGACCGTTGAAGATATCCGCAGGCAACTGTCCATAATTATTTCTGCTAAGGAGGAATCGCAAAGAATGACACAGGAGAAGACCACGAGTGAGGCACCACAATATACAGTGGAAACTTTGCATGTCAAAGAGAAAACGCAACGGAGGGAATTCAGGAATAACAAACCTCATAATGCAAAGCCTCGAAAAAATCACTTCACTTCACCTGACAACAAGCCTGGAACTAGCCATTGGAATTCAagaccaaataaaaattatacaccAATGAAGAGAAAATTTGAACCTAAAAAGGAGACCAATGGAAGGTTTTATGGCCAAAAGAAAAGGAAGTGGTCATGCATTTTTTGCGGAGAAAACCATTATAATGTCTACTGTGGGAAAGTTAAAACCATTGAAGAAAGAAAAACCAAATTAAAGAACAGGTGTTTCAACTGCTTTCGAGAAGGACACTTCCTTCAACAATGTGAACTCAAGAAGTTTTGTTACAAATGCTCTTCAAAGGGACTTCGACTTCGTCACCATAAGGCATTATGTCCTAACAACTTTACAAAAAGGGAAGAAACAGAAAAGCCATCTACAAGCACCAGCGTGATGCATGTAGGCATGAAAGGCCCTACTGTACTTCAAACAGCTGTAGTTATGGTGAAAAGTGAAAATGGAAGGTCGAAAAGGTGTCGCATTTACTTGACTCAGGAAGCCAACGGAGCTACGTGACTCGAAGCATTGCTGAAGAACTGCGACTAAAAACCGAAGAGGAAAACCACCTTTTCATCTTTACCTTTGGAACTAAAGTACCTCAAGAACTGGATAGCCCGATTGTAAAGTTGAATATAGAAACACGCACtaataacattaaaacattgTTTGC of Choristoneura fumiferana unplaced genomic scaffold, NRCan_CFum_1 Sck3bRy_54;HRSCAF=224_pilon, whole genome shotgun sequence contains these proteins:
- the LOC141445202 gene encoding uncharacterized protein; its protein translation is MEEILLTRLSTFVKEIKCLSEQALNLCITLDNNNLDNAKVVTAKLKSILSRFTSELYNYFNTCNNPNPDQISDFTTDQLQGEVVLAELETKIKLKSEETTTSSKENAQSSYSKLPDLTLPEFSGNVLEWHQFWDQFTSNINRRKLNDVDKLLYLKGSLKGDAARLVDGFDTTNKSYQIAVSALKTRYGKENDIIYAHHKALNNVKRAEKMEDCRGTLDEIERHLRVLQSMGENTSSNHVRFLLMEKFPSEIIYEVKMRLGSDGKETVEDIRRQLSIIISAKEESQRMTQEKTTSEAPQYTVETLHVKEKTQRREFRNNKPHNAKPRKNHFTSPDNKPGTSHWNSRPNKNYTPMKRKFEPKKETNGRFYGQKKRKWSCIFCGENHYNVYCGKVKTIEERKTKLKNRCFNCFREGHFLQQCELKKFCYKCSSKGLRLRHHKALCPNNFTKREETEKPSTSTSVMHVGMKGPTVLQTAVVMVKSENGRSKRCRIYLTQEANGAT